The window CTTGCTTGAGTTGCTGCGCGGCCCAGAGCACCGACCGGGCTTGTGCGACAAAACACGCGGCCTGCTCTTGCTCACCGCAACACCGATGCAGATCGACCCCCGTGAAGTCTTCGATTTGCTGAAATTGCTCGGCATGGGCGGACGCTGGGGCGTCGAAAGCAATTTCCTCCGCTACTTCGAGGAATTGCGACGACCGTTTGAAGATGTGGATTGGCCCTTCGTGCTCGCGATGCTTGACGACTACTTTGCGACCGGCGGCCAGTGGGATGAGCAGTTCAGTCGATTCGCTGAGAAGCAGCTCGGCCCGGTAACTTGGGATCAAGTTCGCCGGATCCACACGTCGGCAAATGCGGAGTCGGTGATCAAGCAACTCTCCGCCACCGCCCAGGGATTTCTTCGTGATCTCGCCGTGCGCCATACGCCGTTGCGACGACACGTATTCCGCAACACACGCACGTTACTACGGGAATACCACAAGCGAGGCTTGCTGAAAGACAAGATCCCGTATCGAGATCCAAAGCCCGAATGGATCGAGATGAAGCCGGAGGAAGCCGAGCTTTATCATCGCATCGAGGAGTACATTCAGGACCACTATCAGAAATACGAAGCTGAGCGGAAGGGACTGGGCTTCATCATGACGGTGTACCGTCGACGGTTGACCAGCAGCTTCTACGCAATCGAGCAAAGCTTGGAGCGGCGGCTAGCGTACCTAAAAGGGACGACGCAGCAGGCCTGGCTGACCGATGAAGACGTCGAACAGGACGACCTAGACGAAGACGTCAGCGAATTGCTCCCATTCGATGACCAGAAGGCTCAAACCGAGCAAGTCCCCCCGTTATTCATTGGCGAAATCGAATACTTGCAGGACTTTCTCGGCGACCTGCGGGCGCTAGGCACCGACAGCAAGTTCCAGCAGCTTACTGCGGACCTGAGCGAAGTGCTCAAGCGTCGTGATTCGGTAATTGTCTTCACGCAATACACCGATACGATGGATTACCTTCGCGAGAATCTGCGGCAGGTGTACGGCAACCAAGTCGCCTGCTACAGCGGCCGCGGCGGCGAATTGTGGAATGGCTCGGCATGGGTCGGCACGAGCAAAGAGAACATCAAAACCGCCTTCCGTGAAAGTCGCGAAATCAAGATATTGCTCTGTACGGAATCTGCGTCGGAAGGACTGAACCTGCAAACGTGCGGCGTGCTGATCAACTACGAGATGCCCTGGAACCCGATGCGGGTTGAGCAGCGAATTGGCCGCATTGACCGTATCGGCCAGGTGTACGATCGGGTCTGGATTCGGAACTACTTCTACGACGGAACTGTCGAGGCCACCGTATACCAGCGCCTCGACGACCGTATCGCATCGTTTGAAAGTGTTGTCGGGGAGTTACAGCCTATTTTGAGCCAAGTCGCTAGGATTATCGAGGCGGCGGCAATGGCCAATGACAAACAACGCGGCGAACTAATCGCCAAGGCCATCGAGGAAATCAACCGCCAAGTTCGTTCGGCCGAGGTCTCGTCGCTGAAGCTCGATGAATACGCGGCGGCGGCGGCCGAGCCTGACATCGAAGAGCCTCCGCCGGTTACACTGCGCGAGCTTGAACGTGCGATTTGCGAATCACAAGCGTTGGGTCGGAGACTTAAGCCCCATCCGAAGTTGGCCGGGGCGCACTTACTAGACTGGCATGGAAAATGGCGGGAAGTCACATTCGATCCGCGTCTATTCGACGAGCATCCGAGCACGCTCGCATTGTTGTCATATGGCGAAGAGTTGCTGGCTGATTTGCTCGACGTGGTGGAGTTGCCGACCGATGGTAGAGCCGATGGCATGCTGGCCCGCTGTACGGCAAGTGGAGCATGGAAGGCGAACGGTTACTACAGCCTGAGCGATCAGGCGTCCGTGCCCAATCTTGCGAAACTGAGCGATACGATGAACGAGCAGCTGGTGAAATCATCTGATTCAGAGCTTGCGTTATTGCAGGAGCGCTTCTCTGGCGCACTTCGCCAACGCCAGGTTCGGGAAGCGAAAGCCACAGAGGATCGCAAGAAGTCACGCGTGTCATCCCTAACCGAGGAGATTCGCCAGCTACTTGCTGATGCGGCTTACACCGAGCTGGCAATGGCATCCAATCGCGACCTTTTTGATGAGCAAATGCCTCTCGACTTCTCGGAACAGGCCTATGAGCGACTGAAGCGACATAAAGTGCCGTTTGCCGGCGCCCTAAAGATTGCCGGCCAGAACCTGCCAGCCCCACGAGCAACCGACCCGCTTTACATTCGACTCAGGGACTCGAAAAGAGACCTGCTGACGCGACGATTTGAAGCCGTTCGCAACAAGCTCACCGACAGATTGAAGGAATTGATGCTGGCACGAGCCACCGATGGTGCCGGTGGCAATTCCACCCCTATTGAACAAATTACGATTCAATGCTTTGCGGCCGCGCGAAGCGATTAGCGTGCTCAGTGTCAGGCCGCCAACGATTTGGTGGGCGGAGGCTCTCCAAACGGCCGCACAATCCGACGCTTGTATCGCAGCACGCTGTAGGGCAAACGCTCAAATCCGGCCAGCTTGCGGGTTTGGTTGACGGCGCGCAGGATATTGAGCAGTTGCCGGCGGACTGGGGCATACGGCTCGAATGGGACCCGCCACAACTCTGCCGCCAGGGTTTCGGCGCGCCGATGGGTGGCGATGCCGACGAAGTAGCTCTTGAGTTCCCGGTAGCGTGCCGTCTCGATTCGCACATGGGCACGCAGCTTCGGATCGGCGCTGCCGTCGCGTCGCCGGCCGCCGGGACGTAGGCTGACCGAGTAGCCGGCGAACTTGATGGGGATTTCGCGGATGTCGCGAATGA of the Pirellulales bacterium genome contains:
- a CDS encoding DEAD/DEAH box helicase family protein, whose protein sequence is MNISYGPSNDRLREFFIPAMAASIRYDRAAGYFSSTMLAVAAAGVTRLILNGGKMRLLCGADLSEADVEAIRQGHETLAGQVEKRLITRLVLPESDFVENRLKSLAWLVGTGQLEIKVVLPTDARGRPLPATKTDCYYHPKEGVFTDSDGNQVAFSGSVNESATALEDNYESFSVFNTWDTPAYVGNVRVKFDKLWEAREQGWIAIPIPDAAKQKLLKYRPDRPPKEEFGVNEPEEQTPPPEDPKVDAEQRERIIFQFLRDVPYLLNANRLGLETCTVQPWPHQSRVSDTIVKRFPERFMLCDEVGLGKTIEAGLAIRQLVLSGVAKRVLILVPKSVLVQWQEELYEKFVLNVPRYDGGTFYDVFKRELPSVDSDNPWNSRPIILASSHLAKRRERQQQLLAADDWDLVVVDEAHHARRKDFQNTDLFRPNRLLELLRGPEHRPGLCDKTRGLLLLTATPMQIDPREVFDLLKLLGMGGRWGVESNFLRYFEELRRPFEDVDWPFVLAMLDDYFATGGQWDEQFSRFAEKQLGPVTWDQVRRIHTSANAESVIKQLSATAQGFLRDLAVRHTPLRRHVFRNTRTLLREYHKRGLLKDKIPYRDPKPEWIEMKPEEAELYHRIEEYIQDHYQKYEAERKGLGFIMTVYRRRLTSSFYAIEQSLERRLAYLKGTTQQAWLTDEDVEQDDLDEDVSELLPFDDQKAQTEQVPPLFIGEIEYLQDFLGDLRALGTDSKFQQLTADLSEVLKRRDSVIVFTQYTDTMDYLRENLRQVYGNQVACYSGRGGELWNGSAWVGTSKENIKTAFRESREIKILLCTESASEGLNLQTCGVLINYEMPWNPMRVEQRIGRIDRIGQVYDRVWIRNYFYDGTVEATVYQRLDDRIASFESVVGELQPILSQVARIIEAAAMANDKQRGELIAKAIEEINRQVRSAEVSSLKLDEYAAAAAEPDIEEPPPVTLRELERAICESQALGRRLKPHPKLAGAHLLDWHGKWREVTFDPRLFDEHPSTLALLSYGEELLADLLDVVELPTDGRADGMLARCTASGAWKANGYYSLSDQASVPNLAKLSDTMNEQLVKSSDSELALLQERFSGALRQRQVREAKATEDRKKSRVSSLTEEIRQLLADAAYTELAMASNRDLFDEQMPLDFSEQAYERLKRHKVPFAGALKIAGQNLPAPRATDPLYIRLRDSKRDLLTRRFEAVRNKLTDRLKELMLARATDGAGGNSTPIEQITIQCFAAARSD